A DNA window from Castanea sativa cultivar Marrone di Chiusa Pesio chromosome 7, ASM4071231v1 contains the following coding sequences:
- the LOC142644058 gene encoding uncharacterized protein LOC142644058, with the protein MEAYIDDMVVKSKKVEDHFVDLEETFSVLRKHKLRLNASKCSFWVSSGKFLRYMITHWGIEVNLDQIKAIMRLHPPRNPKEVQRLTGMALMRKSDYIGRVAKWGTRLGAYDVKYLPRIAVKGQVLADFVTEFTKGNFKKEEVILAVTSARSVDVLPWEVYTDGASNRKGVGIGIVLITLERLVMEKSLRLGFIATNNEAEYKAFLAGALMVQQMGGEVVEVYCFFRLVVGQINGEFEARDERMQGYLSRVKGALSRFKSFVVKHIPRGQNAYADSLAMLATSLGSKLPWVVLVQDMMNSSLASISAVGIHSIQVGPSWMDPIVTFLKQGTLPEDKVEAEKVHRNAPRYWLSEEHKLYRRSYSEATNKVILSGLKKRLDDAKGRRVEELPHVLWTYRTTPRKSTSETPFSMTYGMEAVIPLKSRFPTLKSEQYSIEGNHRMLLDNLDTVEERREVASVKMANYQQKLKQTYDEGVKPRPLVPGDLVLRKVVVTAKNLAWSKLGPNLEGPYRITSVAGIGAYYLEDLDEKLECKQSTTLLLLNIRSPFGV; encoded by the exons ATGGAAGCTTATATTGACGATATGGTAGTCAAGAGCAAAAAGGTGGAGGatcattttgtggacttggaagAGACATTCTCAGTCCTGAGGAAGCACAAGCTGCGGTTAAATGCTTCCAAGTGCTCTTTCTGGGTAAGTTCGGGAAAGTTTCTTCGTTATATGATAACACAttggggaattgaagttaatcttGACCAGATTAAGGCCATCATGAGATTACATCCACCTCGGAACCCCAAGGAGGTGCAGAGATTGACTGGTATG GCTCTCATGAGGAAATCAGACTACATTGGCcgagtggcaaaatggggaacaaGGCTTGGAGCATATGATGTTAAGTACCTGCCTCGGATAGCCGTCAAAGGACAGGTTCTTGCTGATTTTGTGACCGAGTTTACTAAGGGTAATTTCAAGAAAGAAGAAGTAATATTAGCAGTTACATCTGCTAGATCCGTTGATGTTCTCCCCTGGGAAGTTTATACAGATGGCGCGTCTAACCGAAAAGGAGTAGGAATTGGGATTGTATTGATTACTCTCGAGAGACTGGTTATGGAAAAGTCATTACGGTTAGGGTTTATAgccactaacaatgaggccgaatataAGGCTTTTTTGGCAGGAGCTTTAATGGTTCAACAGATGGGGGGAGAGGTGGTAGAAGTGTATTGTTTTTTCCGATTAGTCGTGGGGCAAATCAATGGGGAGTTTGAGGCTAGGGATGAGAGGATGCAAGGATATCTCAGTAGGGTGAAAGGTGCTTTAAGTAGGTTTAAGAGTTTTGTGGTGAAGCACATCCCAAGAGGACAAAATGCTTATGCCGATTCATTGGCTATGTTGGCTACATCTTTGGGATCGAAACTCCCATGGGTGGTCCTGGTGCAAGACATGATGAACTCCAGTCTCGCTAGCATATCAGCAGTCGGCATTCACAGTATTCAGGTTGGACcaagttggatggatcctattgtAACCTTTTTAAAGCAAGGAACACTGCCCGAGGATAAAGTTGAGGCAGAAAAGGTGCACAGAAATGCTCCTCGTTATTGGCTATCCGAGGAGCATAAGTTATATAGACGTTCTTATTCAG AAGCCACCAACAAAGTCATCTTGTCCGGGTTGAAGAAGAGGCTAGATGATGCTAAAGGAAGACGGGTAGAAGAATTGCCTCATGTACTATGGACTTATCGTACTACTCCCCGTAAATCGACTAGTGAGACGCCTTTCTCAATGACATACGGCATGGAAGCAGTAATTCCTCTGAAGTCAAGATTCCCAACTTTGAAGTCTGAGCAGTATAGCATTGAAGGAAATCATCGCATGCTCCTGGATAACCTTGATACTGTTGAGGAAAGAAGAGAAGTAGCCAGCGTGAAGATGGCCAattatcagcaaaagctcaAGCAAACATATGACGAGGGGGTGAAGCCAAGGCCATTAGTGCCAGGAGATCTTGTTTTAAGAAAAGTAGTAGTAACAGCAAAGAATCTTGCGTGGAGTAAGTTGGGTCCTAATTTGGAAGGGCCATATAGAATCACGTCTGTAGCAGGTATTGGAGCTTATTACTTGGAAGACTTAGATGAAAAactggaatgtaaacaatctacgacgttattattattaaatataagaTCTCCTTTTGGTGTATAA